From Campylobacter concisus, a single genomic window includes:
- a CDS encoding molecular chaperone DnaJ (chaperone Hsp40; co-chaperone with DnaK; Participates actively in the response to hyperosmotic and heat shock by preventing the aggregation of stress-denatured proteins and by disaggregating proteins, also in an autonomous, dnaK-independent fashion) yields MEFDYYEILEISRNASGDEIKKAFRRLALKYHPDRNSGDKEAEQKFKQINEAYQVLSDEQKRSIYDRYGKEGLEGRFGSGGGFSADFDLSDIFDSFFGGGFASSSRQRKRYSEKYSADLEIPINLEFNEAIFGCEKEIKFDQKVPCPTCNATGSKDGKSKTCQHCGGSGRITRGNGFMNIVQECPYCHGSGEVISEPCPDCNAKAYKIQQQTVKITIPEGVDSGMRMRVAGKGNIGTNGVQGDLYVSINVKEDKHFIRHNDDVYLEIPVFFTQAILGESIKIPTLRGETELKLPVGAKDKQQFIFENEGIKSVNSRKKGRLVAQISIQTPEKLSDEQKELLNKLQASFGIESGKSNTDESVFDKIKSWFKGDEPKGKKKK; encoded by the coding sequence GTGGAATTTGACTATTACGAAATCCTTGAAATTTCAAGAAATGCAAGCGGAGATGAGATAAAAAAAGCCTTTAGAAGACTTGCTTTAAAATATCACCCAGATAGAAATTCTGGCGACAAAGAGGCTGAGCAGAAATTTAAACAGATAAATGAAGCTTATCAAGTTTTAAGTGACGAGCAAAAACGCTCTATCTACGACAGATACGGCAAAGAAGGCCTTGAGGGTCGATTTGGTAGCGGTGGCGGATTTAGTGCCGATTTTGATCTTTCAGATATTTTTGACTCATTTTTTGGTGGCGGTTTTGCAAGTAGTTCTAGGCAGAGAAAAAGATACTCAGAAAAATACTCAGCCGATCTTGAAATTCCTATAAATTTGGAGTTTAACGAAGCTATTTTTGGTTGTGAAAAAGAGATAAAATTTGATCAAAAAGTGCCTTGCCCAACATGCAATGCAACCGGCAGTAAAGATGGCAAGAGCAAGACTTGCCAGCACTGTGGCGGAAGTGGCAGGATAACACGCGGAAATGGCTTTATGAATATCGTCCAAGAGTGTCCATATTGTCACGGAAGCGGTGAAGTAATAAGTGAACCATGCCCCGATTGTAACGCGAAAGCTTATAAAATCCAGCAACAAACTGTAAAGATTACCATCCCTGAGGGCGTTGATAGCGGCATGAGAATGAGAGTAGCTGGCAAAGGCAATATCGGTACAAACGGCGTTCAAGGCGATCTTTATGTAAGCATAAACGTAAAAGAAGACAAGCATTTCATTCGCCACAACGACGATGTTTATCTAGAAATTCCTGTCTTTTTCACACAAGCTATACTTGGCGAAAGTATAAAAATTCCAACTCTTCGAGGAGAAACTGAGCTAAAACTACCTGTTGGAGCAAAGGATAAGCAGCAATTTATCTTTGAAAATGAAGGTATAAAAAGCGTGAATTCGCGCAAAAAAGGTAGGCTCGTAGCGCAAATTTCTATTCAAACGCCTGAAAAACTAAGCGATGAGCAAAAAGAGCTTTTAAATAAGCTTCAGGCTAGCTTTGGCATAGAATCAGGCAAATCAAATACCGATGAAAGCGTCTTTGATAAGATAAAAAGCTGGTTTAAAGGCGATGAACCAAAAGGCAAAAAGAAAAAATAA